The sequence below is a genomic window from Setaria italica strain Yugu1 chromosome IV, Setaria_italica_v2.0, whole genome shotgun sequence.
TGAGGCTCGGCGAGGACGCGATAATGTCGAACGCGTTCAGGCTCTTCAGCCGGCGTATGCGCGGGGGTTCAGCGGCGCTGCCCGTATTCTCGAGCGTCGTCAGGGACGGCGCCGACACCGAGGTGTGCATGCCGCTACTGTAGCTACGGTGCTGCGCGCGCACCACCGGCGAGGACGGATCCTCTGACGACGCGAGCGACACGGTCGAATCatcgtcggagtcggagtcgcGCTCCTCCGGCTCGCTGAGGCTTCGTGGTACCTCCTTGAATCCCTTCTTAAACCAGACGTTCTCCTTGATTTGCGCCATGGCGATTCGGCGCGCCGGGTCGGGGCACAGGAGGCGGCGGACGAGGCGGGCAAGGCCGGTGCTGAACCATGGCGGACAGTGGTAGTCGGCGCGGCGAATCATGTGGTAGAGGCTGGTGTCTCTCTGGTTGAAGGGataccggccggcggcgagcgcgaagAGGACGACGCCGCAGGCCCAGACGTCAGCCTTGGCGCCGTCGTAGCCGCAGCGGAGGAACACCTCGGGCGCGATGAACATGGGCGTCCCGCAAACAGTGTGGAGCAGTGCCTCCCGCCGCTCGTCCTCGGCGAGCGCCGAGAgcccgaagtcggcgaccttgaTGTTGCCGGCGCCGTCGACGAGGATATTCTCCGGCTTGATGTCGCGATGGAACACCCCGAGGGAGTGGCAGTAGTCGAGCGCGGAAACGAGCTGCTGGAACACGCGCCGCGCAGGGGCCTCGCCGACGCCACGGCCGGCGCGGTGGGCGAGGTAGACGTCGAgggagccgccgccgacgaACTCCATGACGACGAAGATGCTCCGCTTGGTGGCCATGACCTCCTGGATGCGGACGATGTTGGGGTGACGCACGCGACGCATGATGTCGATCTCGCGCATGACCTGCCGCTGCACGGCGCCGGACTTGGCGAGGTGATCCTTGTCCATGATCTTGatggccgcctcctccccggtcTCCATGTTCCGAGCGCGGTACACCTTGGCGAAGCTGCCCTTGCCGAGCAGCTTGCCCAGCTCGTAGCGTCCCATGAGCAGGGTTGGGATCCTCCCCATACCGCCGTCtccctggccgccggcggcggcggggagggctgCGTGGATCAGGACGATTCCTTCGGTCACGGGCAGGCTAAGATGGCATCGGGGAAAGGAAAGGCGTTTAATAGGTGGACGAGAGGAGGCGGCGTGTCTAGGGCGAACGGGACTCTGGAATCTGGATCGATCGGTGGCGTACGCCGTCGCGGCGGGTCAGGTCAGGTGCGCCCCCCGCGTAGAGTTCGCCCTTTCCACGGCCCACACCCCTGGCTAGTGGCTACAGCTCCCCGCATCGCGCGCGTCCTGCAGCCAGCTGACAGCCCCCCTTTCCATCTACAATCCGTGGCCCAATCAATCGTTAATCAAACACAAACTGGTAAACGGGAAGGCCATCGTATATACGGATATACCCCGATGCCTAAACTAATCCGACTAGCCTGGCGATGGTAGGTACCCACCAATGCTTTTATGCCTAAACACAATTAGGTTTGCTTCTGATGCTATTTTGAtcagtttttttgttttttttttgcgccATGGACCTTCCTTGTCGCCGCTGTTGATTGCAGCATGATTCCTGTTGATCCAGGGGGCAGATGGAACTCGAGCTACCAAAACGCACACAAGGTGTTCGACCATATGGTTCAGTAGGTGAATTACGAAAATTTTCTCTTATTTTACATTAATAGGTACCTGATGCCTGATTGTGTTTTTTTCCCTAATTAGCTTATCCTCTGATGCTATTTGATCAAGTTTTTAGTGACACGATTGAAGCATTAAGGGTTTCCTATGAGATGAACCCATTTGTGTAGCTTTTGCAACTACAAGCATGGGCTATGCAATAAGCTATGCACCTGGTACCTTATATGAatatatatgattcatatttTGCTATTTCATTACATTTTTTGTTGACAGATATTATGATTTTTGATTACTGAATTGCATTTCGTATGCATTTCTGGCGGCATCTTCCAATGTTCATGTACctgttgaaattttttttttcttatccaATTTCTATTCCCCATGCAGCCAAGAGGTCCACTATATTTACACACTTTTGCAGAACAAAATAATTAATTTATTGTAAGCTGCATGAAGGTCAGAGGAGCATGCCATCCTAATTAAAAGTAAAAAACACTTACGGATTTCCTGTTTCTGTTGAAGTTGGTTTTGAGGTGCAACTGTTGTCTTCATTTTCTTCCTGCAGATTCAGGTTGGGTCCCTTCAACGGTGAGTTATATCTGTACAGTTTTCAGATATATCTCTTGCTATGCATCATTGCTGTACAAACTTCACTTTGTTCGATCTTCAATCATTTCCTTTTATGCTCTAATTTTTCATATACTCTACTTGCTTGctacttatttttttttgtttatatatTTCTAATGGAAAGAGTTATGAGAAATGAGATTCTGGTGATTATGCCAATGCATAATTTGTGTATATGTCccttggaaaaaaaatccatattATTGGGGAGATCAAATCCCGTCTGATCCCTGCAATTTAGCTGGGCAGGAGCACCCCGTGAAAACTAAGGCACAGGCTAAATTTCCCCACTGTTTGGAGGCCCACGCCACATTCAGTTGTTtccctttctttattttttggtttTAGCACAGCAAGGGGCTTCTGTACTGTAATCTTGAGGGGCTTCTTGAGGGATTGACTGGCTTGTCAAGGACATCGCTTCTCTAATCAGGTACTGTATGCACGATCCTATCATCTTATCATTACAAGAAGTGCAACACTACATCAATTCAACTTCTGTACTGATATCTACTTTCTTGCTAAGGTATGAATGGCTAACACCAGATTGACCCAACTCCCAACACATGTTTGTAATCTTTTCAAGAGTTCCAGCTGCACGCCTGTCTGTAATCTATGGCTGCATTTTCAAGTATATTCTGCTTGCTGGAGTGCTTGTTGGTTGCTTCAGTATATATGATATGCATGATTTATTCATCTTTAATTGGAACTATCGAGACAGTAGCTTGGATCCTACTTTCTTAGTATAAGCCAATCACTTATAGTATAGTGATGTGTCTTTTCAACTTTTCAGTTATTTGAGATTTCAGCTTTCCTGAGATCCCTCCATTAGCTTTGACTGTCCCTCCATCAGTTATGCATGACGGATGTCTGAATATGGTGCTCAATAGTTTGCTAGCACTGTAGTTCAATTGCTGTCTAATTTCagcaatttgttttctaaatatgTGTTAGTGATCTCACAGATATATCTCAGTTGCCACCAATTTTACTTAGCTGCCTTTTCAGAATCAAATATAATTGAACCTACACCTCAGAAGTGTCTCACAAATTTTCTTTAGAAATTTAAACTACTGCAGTGACCGCGCTTGCAAATAGTCCCCCATGTTTTGCAAGAGCAAGATTCTGACCAAGGATTTTAGTTTTCATGCAAACATTCTTGTTCAATGATAGGTATTCACCTGCTTTAACTAAAATTAGCTGTCATTGCTCTGCTAGTACAGAATACTTCAGTCAGTAGTATATTTTGCTTGCTGGAGTGTCGTCTGTTTCATTATATTACAGAATACTTCAGTCAGTTGTTTGTTCTCACTAGCACCAATTAGAGCTAGGCATTCAGCCATTTTTATTCCCTTTGCAGTTTATGTCACATTTGAAGTGCATCCCTATAAAGTACAAACTCATTGTCCACCTCTAGTTCTCTTTCATGGCATACATATCAGTAGTAAATGGTGTTTATCATATTGGCTGAGGTAAACCTCCTATACTTCTATGCATTCTTCTAGACCTCCCATCAAGAGCCTGTAAGAACACAAATTAATAGACCCGTCTGCCTTCTTTAATTATGAATGGAATGGAATTAAATTTGGTTTGCATGGATAATATTTACTGCTATGCATGCTTGAGAAACTTTGCTGAATTCTAAGTATGATTGGCCGCCCATATTAACATCTACTATGTCTTATTACTTACCTCCTGATCTTGAACAATGTGTAATTTGCAATAAAAAAGAGCCCATTAATCACCTATGTTATCTGCAATGTGTTATCTAGCTGCATGCTTGCTCTGTAATCTGTAGCTGCTGTTTGTATGGTGTCTCTTTCACTTGTGTACCGCAAACACTTCTGGAGTTTGCATCTATTTGTTTATTACTGTTTGTTACCTGCGAGTGTTGTCGCTATTCTGTGATCAACATTAATCTTAATTTTTGTTTATTGTTTATTTGCCAGAATTAGTGAGTGTTGAGGATAACCAAGAGACAAGAGAGAGAATGGTACGTTGGGGAAGGTCCTTGACTTCTGTTACTAAAAAAGGATCTCTTATCGCAGCAACGATTAAGTCAAAGAGTGTAGTTTTGTGGCTGAGTAGATGCTTAAAACAAGCAGAGATCACATGTAACTTTTTGTAATATGCTATTCTAGCATTTTTATCAGTGAAGCTCGGTACTATTTTCTTGTCCATTGTGTTGTCTAAATTTCTAGAAGACATCATGTAGCTTGCGATGTGATGGTCTGATGGCTTGGTGACAGATTTTGCTTGCTTATCTGCATGTCATCACGAATGAGCTGCTCATGAATATAGTGATGGCATGGTCTTGTATAAAACTTGCTTAGACAGTACACTGCTTGATTGCTTTGACTGTACACTGCTTCACTGACAGGAGTATCACTAGCTAGCTGACAGGGAAGAGGAAGGGGGGCTGCTTGAGGACCTCCAAACAGCGACGGGGAAGGGAGCAGCAATACCTTGCTAGTAACATCCTGCTTTTTAGATCATTTAAAATTACaggttttttaatttttttctttaaattaaaTATACCTTGCTTTCCTCAAACATTTAAAATCATTTTACAAGTAAATCTTGAATAAAATACTAGCACGTGTGTTGCATTTGACTGCTCTAGCTTTCTCTCTTTCCGAACCTTAGGAATATCTCCTTCCTCTAAAATTCAAGAATTAATATTTGAATTTTATCCAAATATTAATTCCAAACTCAAACCTATGAACCTATCTATAACAAACCTTCTCGCCATCAACTTCTTAAACCCTTTGAAACCCTAGGAAACATATTCCTAAAATATTCCTTATTCTAGAAATCCAAGAATTAATTTGAATTCTATTTATCCAAACCTTCCCAAATCTCAAACCTCCTCCCAAAATATACCACGTTTATGCCCTACTCAAACCCACCCATCAAATTTCCTTCAAATTTGAAACCCTTTCAAATTTGAGTACAAACTCTATCCAAAAACCCCTTAAACAAAAAGGAGAACTTTCTATTCTAACCAGGCCGCTAACCCCCTCAGCCGCCTAGAACGGCTTGGCCCGTCCCGCCTTCTTTTCTCCTCCGCACGGCCCCTCTGAGCCGGCCCAGCATGCTTGCCAGCCCATCTCTCCCTTCAGCCCGACTAGCCTTGCCTCCTTTCCTTCTCCGGCCCAACACGAGTTGGCCCACACACACATGGCCCGCTCGCCTTGCAGCTACCACCACTGCCGTCGACGAGGCGTTCACCCGCCACTGCCGCGCCGGTGTTACCGCGCCACCACTGAAATTTAGTGCGCCGCCCGCACCCGGATCcactccccctcctcctctcctctgccctccctcctctctaCTCGACCAAGCCACACGCACGCGCGCGCCACCTCACCCCTGCCATCGCCGGCCACCATTAATAGCGGCCAACCTTATCCCCACCGTAGCACCCCCCTCCCTATCTTCGCCGCTAAGCCACCCCACCTTCGCCCGTATCCTCGCCATGACATGGCAATCGCGCGTCCCCCCAAGGCCCTAACCGGAGCCATACAACCCCAAGGCGGGCCATGCCCTCATCCCCTAGGTGCCGCACCTTTCCCCTTTCTCTCCCTGCTTCCTAGCTACACCACCAGCCTCACCTtgctcccctctccctcctaGCCTAGTCCCACAGCCGAACGCGACTGGGAACGCCATTCCAGCGTGTCCCCGATGCCCCAGATGGCGGCGGCCATGTCCACCCAGTGGTGCCGCCTGGCCGTCCACAGCGAACCGGTACGCCGTCCTTCTCCTGTCATTCCTGCCTCACCTCCCCCTCTTTGTCTaaacctgacaagtgggcccacagCTCGCTGCGTGATTGTCGGTTGTTCTATATCCGGTCATCTTCATAacaaattggccgatttgctgatacgcttttcgagacagatcggaatTTTAGCTGATCAAAGCCCCTGAAATTTAacacatttcttttcttgtcaatcaacaggtcacactgactggcacgccgcgcgaaccgcaccagggcgaccacccgaacaggagctaagcagattctcccgggtcgtgtgtccgacgttgAAGGTCATTGGCCGATtcttagcgccaacacacttttggcacgcctagtgggaccacttcaacatccaacatgtcaaaggccgccgaaatctctgaagacaacatcatcgaggtCATGGAGGcggatctcaaggacgaccagaaagaagaaccggcaagacacctagaagactacaagaagacatgcctgcaatctttcaaTCGTagcagaagcggggagaccatcaagaaagctcctcttccaactccccgccagatcaccgtcgctgaggactcgggcaagatgtacGATATGATTCAATAGTCTATTTATCAGGCTTTCATTgaccaatcctcagtgatgaccaacatggtatacaatgccatcatcagttccctggtcagcggagtagctcagggatatcaggggccagcataCGCCCCGCCTATTGTAGCTCTAGTCAGAAgcttaccaggcacatctcaatcggctcctcagccgataccaaCACAACATGGAAGATACAACACTTCATTGCCTTCAATGCCTCCAGTATACAACGGTgtgccatgctttcaatcacaagcgCCGTCTCAGCCTGCCCATATTTCCTCTGTGCAATCACTGCCCTCAAACTCAGTGCCAtggggggcaccagcaacgGCGGCTGCTCTGGACCAATCAGCcggttatggaggctctccaatccaagcaccattccaatcggctatccggccgacggtcccacaatatcaaccgTCCtcgtcagaaatcggcaggAGGGCAGACACTACGGAAACACTCAGAAGTGCGGCACCGATGATGCTGTACGATGGGGTGGCAGATTTGCTATGCCACTAACTCTCAACTGCTCAGCCAGCCACGCTGCCGCAAAATCCGCCGCATgctttgatccatcacccgACCATCCCACCGCTGatccatcaacatgtgccgatccctcaaccagtcgttcatcagcagcaagtggattggacagcaaggataaCAGAAGTAATTCAAGATTAATTCAGGTTGAAGCCAAAAGTACAGACCTATACGTACAAAACACCGTACCCACCCGCCTATGACTTGCTGTCATTCCCCCATCGATACAAGGTCCCtaacttcaccaagttctccgGACTCGATGACACGTCGACTGTAGAGCACGTGAAGAGGTTTATTATCCAGTGCGGAGAAGCAGCCACACAAGACGCTCTACGTGTACGTttattctcgtcatccctatctggatcggccttctagtggttcactacgctgccacccaattccattgtcacatgggccgatctagagaagcaattccacaagtacttcttcgcgggagtccatgagatgaagctttcagatttgactagcctcaggcagaggagcgacgaacCAGTAACCAattacgtgcagaggttcagggaggtcagaaacaaatgctacaccttAGTCCTGACTGACgcacagctggccgatatcgccttccaaggtctcctgccatacatcaaagaaaagtacgcctcacaggagtttgaaagttgaagtcagatcgtccaccgattggctggtcaagaggtacgcccttttgaccaacagagaaatttccagaagaaggtggcatacttggaaggatctgaatctgaaaaggaagcagaaatcggcctagcagaatgggtaaaagggaagaAGCTGATATCATGCCCGTTTGGAAAGAAGGAACCAGAAGCGTTCGGCTTTGATACAACAAAGGCCGACAAGATTTTCGATTTACTTCTCCAGGAGGGGCAAATTAAGCTTTCACCTTATCATACGATCCCACCGGCCGAACAActcaagaagatgaaatattgcaaatggcacaatgtcACGTCCCACGatacaaacgaatgcaaaatcttctgtCAGCAGAAATGATCGGCCATTGaacaaggcagactcaaattcaaAGTCCCGGCGaagccagtaaagccgatgaagattgatcagcatcctttccctactaatatggttgatacgggaagaaacgcgctccagaccaaggtgctgatgtCGGAATCGGCTAAGAGAACCGGTGCCgtggaccctagaaatcaggccacgattgaagatgtcaaagggaaaggACGGGTCGAAgatgagggtgaaggatcggagAGACTGCGTAGGcctatcacctcccaattcttgctcaacaaatatcagcaccagcaggaaagttcgagacaccgtgaagagatgatgcgctgacacgaagatcattggcgatgcccgttcttcatccactgctgggaaaataacctcagattaccatcagccgataattgccctaagtgcaacggtccatatcacgacaatcgcccgttcaagaggtcacgcttCAGAAACAGAGGATCAGAgtcgatcagcagaaactgacgcgaacaagaggatcggcgcctttcaatgcgtgatcggctggggggcaaagttgaccggtatgatcggccaagaACAGTATGATTGGCCGGGGGGCATGATTGACCAGCGCAAGCGACTAAGGGGCAGAGCCAGCACACACGAtcagctagaagagatggccgacactaaggtgtcagatgaaaacctCCTAGGGtgagaaccagactgggagcgtGCCAAACCGCTGGCCAAACCGGTGAatcccaggtggtgccctgatggattgaccaaatcccaaaaatgaaggatccaacgtctgcgccaatgggaacaacaagaagaagagcagaagcagatggtggataagaaggatgacaggtctcaagtctggcaccccaaaagaaacaacaatgaggaaggTGACTATCAGGAttcggcagctgacgtcagcatggtgtctatcttgccgatggagttcatggctcccgccgatcgagACGATACGACAAAGATAGAGGAgtagatggcgcaattggctctggagctaATGACAGCTACTTTTGAGAAACCTGAGGACgaaaaacggcaacacctcaaagccctattcctcaaaggacacgtcaacggaTGACCTGTCACTAAgctactagtagacggaggcgttgcagtcaacatcatgccatatgccatgttccggaagttgGGCAAAAGcgacgaagatctgaccaagacgaacatgatgctcaaagacttcgaaggcaacgtgtctcctgcCCGCGGagcgctctgcgtcgacctcaccatcggcagtaagacccttcccactactttctttattattaatggcaaagggtcctacaacatgttgctcggtcgcaattggatacacgcaaattgctgtgtcccgtctacaatgcaccaatgcctcatacaatgggtcagcgacaacatcgagatagtcatcGCCGATTCGGCCTACAGTGTTGCGGCGGCCgacgcgcaacagtggagctgcgaacacgtcaagtgcatattcggtagaacttgggacaccgatttcctgaaagtgttcAATTTTGGCCTACAGTCGATCCGaacagtcggctctgaagattcagattagatggatcagtttgtCCGAGAAGATAGGAAGCTTGGGCACGaatttacgtcggccgattcattggagatggtggatttaggagatggtagcaagccaaggccgacatatattagtgctagcttggaccccgagtacaaatgtaaattgataggtttattgaaagaatttaaagattattttgcttgggaataccatgagatgcccggcctagaccggtccattgtcgaacatgggttgcctataaaaccaggatatcggccgtatcagcagcccgcacgatggtgtaaccctaaaattctacctgatataaaggccgaaattacgagattgattgaagcaggatttattcggcagtgctgTTATGCCGAGTgaatttctaatatcgtacctgtgtacaagaaaaacggaaagttgcgcgtgtgcattgacttcaggaaccttaattaGGCTAccccgatggatgggtatccaatgtcgacagctgatgttttgatagatgccgccgcaagacataaagtcatcagtttcatggacggtaatgctgggtacaatcaaatattaatggccaaagaagataTTTTGAAGATTGCTTTCAGGtgcccgggccacctcggtctattcgagtgggtaatAATGACCTTCGGATTAAAAAATGTTGGCGCCACATATCAATGGGCTATGaactatatatttcacaaacttattggtgtactggtggaaatctacatcgatgacgtcgtggtcaagtcaaagggacatcaggagcatctggccgatttgcgagaagtattggagtgtacaaggaagcatgggttgaaaatgaacccaaacaagtgtgcGTTCGGCGTGTCGGCCGGACAAttcctgggcttcatggtccatgagcgcgggatagaagtcaaccggaagatcatagctgccatcaacaaggttgtagccccgtagaataaaactgagctgcagtccctaatcggcaaggtcaactttatcagaagattcatatccaacttgtccgggcgtattcaagctttcactcgtttgttgaagttgaaacctgatcaggaattcgtgtggggagaagaacagcgaaaagcattagaagacatcaagcaatatctgatttcaCCACCCGTGTTAGTCCCGCCAAAGGCTAACAACCCGTTCAGGTTATacctatcggccgatgaacgggctatcggatctgcgctggtacaggagttcgaaggaaaggaacgggtaatctattatgttagcagaagactcttggacgccgaaacaagatattccctaGTAGAACGGTTGTGCCTGTGTCTGTATTTCTcgtgcaccaagctcaggcactacctgttatcggcaaaGTGCATAGTcatatgcaaggatgatgtagtaaagtacatgctgtcattaccaattttgaaagggaggattgcaaagtggatcctggctctgtcagaatttgacctaaggtacgaatcggccaaagccgtcaagggccaggtcatggccgatttcgtggctcagCATTGTGGGCCGGAAATCGCTGTCGTTGAACCAgccccatggactctatacttcgatggttcttcgtgtggggctggatcaggaatcggcatcgttctcgtATCTCCTCGGGGGgaaagttatgatttctctctgccgatagaagcatctgcgaccaataatcaggcggaataccgagccgtcttaaaaggtattcaattattgagagagatcaaagccgatgcggtgaaaatttttggggattccatgctcattgtggatcaattaacggggagatctgaatgcaaagatgatgtcttgagaatttactacgaagattgtcTCCAACTTTTAAGAGAATTCAAGTCCAcgattattgagcatattcccagaaattacaatgaagaggccaacaggcttgcccaacacgcgtccgggtatcggccgattcaaggcgccatgactctggaactcgcggccgacgattggcgaaaggagatcgccgattacttgaaagatccgaCCAAGAAAGTAGATCGGCGAATATGCTTTCAGGCCACGAAATatgtgctgctcgaagatgacttgttttaccggacgattgatggagttctgctcaaatgcctaggaacggaagaagcaaaggtcCTGATGGAAGAAATTCACGAGGGCGTGTGCgaagctcaccaatcggctcgcaaaatgaagtggatgattagaaacaacgggtattattggccaacgatacttgaagattgcttcaaatattataaagggtgtcaagattgtcagaagtttggcaacgtgcaatGTGCACCGGCCTCAgctatgaatccaataatcaagccatggccatttagaggttggggaatagacctcatcagacaaatttatcctccatcaagcaagggacacaaatttacattagtagccactgactattttACTAAGTAGGTGGAGGCAGTTCCGTTAAAGGCCGTGACATCAGCCGCTATGATCGATTTCGTGAGAGACCATATTGTTTATCGGtttggtatccctcaaaccatcacaactgatcaagggatgatgttcacttcaggagagttcaaagagttcaccgccgatatgggaattaaattgttaaattcttctctgtattatgctcaagctaatggtcagaccgaatcgtccaataaggggataattatgttgatcaagaggaagatagaagaacaacccaagaagtggcacctatccTTAACTGAaactttatgggcttacaggatggcctgccacggggccacttgaatatctccttatcagttggtatatggtcacgaggcagtattgccttgggaattaaggacggggtcaagacgcacatcgcttcaagatcagttaacggccgatgactattccctcctcatgaagggagagctcgatgatttggcaggtcagcgattaagggccctgatcagcattaaagaaaacaagaaaagggtggccaggtgctacgacaagaaggtcaaggtcaaatagttctcccaaggagatttggtatgaaAGTTGGTGCttccgatagggtctaaggatcccaaattcggtaaatggtcgcccacttgggaaggacCGTATAAAAttggccgatgcgctccgggaaacgcatatATATATTGgaaactatcgaaggagaggaattcacaagagccttgaaCGGAAGATATCTGAAGAGATACTATCATGGCCAACTTCTATTGGCTTGATCAGATAATTAAAGGGTGTATCGGGGGAGGAAATATTgaggccggtcagcatcagaacattGGCCAGAGTGGGGATCATGGATCCGTGCCCGAAGAGAAACGCATTAAGcgcgtcagaccagaagtaggaggctgctattaccaagggttcattcttctccatctgggacaaagatagattgatgcactggccgatttttaattcatcccattgaactctcttggagtttgcCATTCTTTGATACCACTTgttccaaccaggggtttcattcggtcaagatctaaaagtgcctgaccactggctcaaatccataggtgattgcttaaaagggattctatgggtttctaaattaaTCAGATCAGTCaggtctgggttccccatagggcctaagcaGATGAGACCAGGAGCTTCGAAAAGGCAGATGGTGATTTTGTGTctgaccgcctaaaaaaggaaaaaagggaagaactaagaatagatctaaaagatgcatgggCGGTAAAAAGTAAAAGGGAAAAGTTTCGGATGattacctctggaatgaagctcatCGTTGCTGATGGGGCCGCCGATGGAACGGTCGTcgctgatggagctgccggtggagcctccgttgctggtggagttgctgatggCACTGCCATTGAGGGATGAAGCGGGATGAAGACAAGAGAAGGATCGC
It includes:
- the LOC101779470 gene encoding CBL-interacting protein kinase 25; the protein is MGRIPTLLMGRYELGKLLGKGSFAKVYRARNMETGEEAAIKIMDKDHLAKSGAVQRQVMREIDIMRRVRHPNIVRIQEVMATKRSIFVVMEFVGGGSLDVYLAHRAGRGVGEAPARRVFQQLVSALDYCHSLGVFHRDIKPENILVDGAGNIKVADFGLSALAEDERREALLHTVCGTPMFIAPEVFLRCGYDGAKADVWACGVVLFALAAGRYPFNQRDTSLYHMIRRADYHCPPWFSTGLARLVRRLLCPDPARRIAMAQIKENVWFKKGFKEVPRSLSEPEERDSDSDDDSTVSLASSEDPSSPVVRAQHRSYSSGMHTSVSAPSLTTLENTGSAAEPPRIRRLKSLNAFDIIASSPSLNLTGLFEEPGEQMRFVSAAPVSKIISKLEEIAGHVSFTARTKEYQVSIGGNGSRGALLVSAKIFELTPELVMVKVCKKAGDTAEYRQFCYNELKPGLRGLVDGLPEDGGEPIASNSG